The stretch of DNA acaacaacaacaacaacaacaacaacaacaacaacaacaacaacaacaacaacaacaacaacaacaacaacaacaacaacaacaacaacaacaacaacaacaacaacaacaacaacaacaacaacaacaacaacaacaacaacaacaacaacaacaaacaacaacaacaacaacaacaacaacaacaacaacaacaacaacaacaacaacaacaacaacaacaacaacaacaacaacaacaacaacaacaacaacaacaacaacaacaacaacaacaacaacaacaacaacaacaacaacaacaacaacaacaacaacaacaacaacaacaacaacaacaacaacaacaacaacaacaacaacaacaacaacaacaacaacaacaacaacaacaacaacaacaacaacaacaacaacaacaacaacaacaacaacaacaacaacaacaacaacaacaacaacaacaacaacaacaacaacaacaacaacaacaacaacaacaacaacaacaacaacaacaacaacaacaacaacaacaacaacaacaacaacaacaacaacaacaacaacaacaacaacaacaacaacaacaacaacaacaacaacaacaacaacaacaacaacaacaacaacaacaacaacaacaacaacaacaacaacaacaacaacaacaacaacaacaacaacaacaacaacaacaacaacaacaacaacaacaacaacaacaacaacaacaacaacaagcaacaacaacaacaacaacaacaacaacaacaacaacaacaacaacaacaacaacaacaacaacaacaacaacaacaacaacaacaacaacaacaacaacaacaacaacaacaacaacaacaacaacaacaacaacaacaacaacaacaacaacaacaacaacaacaacaacaacaacaacaacaacaacaacaacaacaacaacaacaacaacaacaacaacaacaacaacaacaacaacaacaacaacaacaacaacaacaacaacaacaacaacaacaacaacaacaacaacaacaacaacaacaacaacaacaacaacaacaacaacaacaacaacaacaacaacaacaacaacaacaacaacaacaacaacaacaacaacaacaacaacaacaacaacaacaacaacaacaacaacaacaacaacaacaacaacaacaacaacaacaacaacaacaacaacaacaacaacaacaacaacaacaacaacaacaacaacaacaacaacaacaacaacaacagcaacaacaacaacaacaacaacaacaacaacaacaacaacaacaacaacacacaacaacaacaacaacaacaacaacaacaacaaagcaacaacaacaacaacaacaacaacaacaacaacaacaacaacaacaacaacaacaacaacaacaacaacaacaacaacaacaacaacaacaacaacaacaacaacaacaacaacaacaacaacaacaacaacaacaacaacaacaacaacaacaacaacaacaacaacaacaacaacaacaacaacaacaacaacaacaacaacaacaacaacaacaacaacaacaacaacaacaacaacaacaacaacaacaacaacaacaacaacagcaacaacaacaacaacaacaacaacaacaacaacaacaacaaca from Portunus trituberculatus isolate SZX2019 chromosome 20, ASM1759143v1, whole genome shotgun sequence encodes:
- the LOC123506492 gene encoding putative uncharacterized protein DDB_G0271606 produces the protein QQQQQQQQQQQQQQQQQQQQQQQQQQQQQQQQQQQQQQQQQQQQQQQQQQQQQQQQQQQQQQQQQQQQQQQQQQQQQQQQQQQQQQQQQQQQQQQQQQQQQQQQQQQQQQQQQQQQQQQQQQQQQQQQQQQQQQQQQQQQQQQQQQHTTTTTTTTTTTKQQQQQQQQQQQQQQQQQQQQQQQQQQQQQQQQQQQQQQQQQQQQQQQQQQQQQQQQQQQQQQQQQQQQQQQQQQQQQQQQQQCLRRDFAPPALNRFCPSCVLVPEEVEGGSSGQPSSHYGSESYKALSLLSLYVVSGSCFLTEQSTCQFKVTVSILLSRTCNGVVP